tttttttcacATTTCATATCTACCTAAATGGAAAAGGTACCTACCAACAATGTGATGTATTTTACTGTATGTGTCTAAAAACTGTTTGTCAAATTATGCAGATGACTTGCTTATAGGTAGATCATAATTTTGGgctttgttttaaacattttgtcAGTAAAAAATTTTCAGATTAGAATTTTTTCTGAATTAAGCAAGCATATTTAACTATGATATGAGAGGTAAGAAGGCCTGGAACAACCCATTTACAAAACTATTTTGAAAAGGCTCTCAACTTACAGACTGGTGTTTTGCAGGATAACAGTTCTCTAATGTTCTACAGGTATTGCTTTCCTGTTTCCAATTAAGAGGACAAACTATTGTTCAATCCCATCTTCATGCAGATAATACTGTAGAATTGCATATGTAAATTATGTACAGTTAATTGAggctaaatatatatatgcagagATGATTAACAAAACTCAACACCATCATGCCAGACCTGTTATCCAGCCAAATAACTAGAAATCTCTGTTCGCCTTATATATAGCACCCAAGTAGGACAAGACTTGGTTGCTGTTGCATTGTTTTGGTATGCATATTTTGAAGGAAGTGGCAACACATCCCAATAGGCCCAAAGGTGACTGCCTACTTAAAGTGCAAAAGGCACTGTGATATGCAATAAAATGATGTTTGGAGCGTGTAGGCTGCACTGTATTCTTCAAAGTAAATTTAGGTGGGAATCTGAGAAAATAACTTGTCAAGCATATCAGTAGAGTTAAATTAAAGTATTGTGATGTTCACTGTAAAATTTTCACTGTGaggaaaaatgttttcttttaaatagaCAACTTTGGAAAGATACTGCTCTTTTATCATCTGCTGAAATAAAAGTCAAGTCAGTCTTACCAAGATGTAAAAACAAAGCGGAAGTAACGTTTTCTACTAATTTTACCCCTCTCCAATCTTCTGCAGCAAGGGGTGAGACAGGTCCAGCTACTACAGCTGAACTTCTAAAGGCAAACTTCTCATTCTCAGCACCTCAACCCAGCAATCCTAAATTAAGAAGCATTGTCTTCAGCTTCTTAAAACTCCAGAGAAGCCAATGAAACAGAATTAAATACAGATCATGACATTTTGATATCAAATATTGCTGGCTATTCTGTAATTTGGGATTAAAGCATGTAGACTtcaatttaaaaattgtgatcTCAGTGAATCCTGCCACTAATACAATTATGGCAGTTTGTCAAATGCACCATTCACTCACAACTGGATAATGGGGCCTTAATGGCAGGTATGTATGTGTGATGGTAATAGAGGCAATGTACACCATCTGATCAATACTGTGCAGACACACAGCTCTGAGCTAGCAGTCCTTATCACTTCTGTGCATAACACTATTCTGTACTATTTTTGACAACCACTGGTAGCAGAGATGTTAAATCACAAGCAGCCTGAACTGTAAATTTTATTGAATTACAGAATTTCAAGGTAGTGTTCAAGAACCTTCCCTTAGGTTTTCAAATGCAACTATTATAGATTAGTCTTAAGTATTCAGTGCAGCTGAGATTTCTTTAAGTGAgattcagattttaaaagcaTGCATATTGGGCACTGTGTTTACTTAAAATACACAAGGGCATTCCAATGAAGTAAAGGGAGCATTTTCATAACATTTAAGATTTAGGGTACTAATCTAGTCTAAAAAGTAGAGAAAACGTCTCTGCCACTTGCTTTTCAGAAGCTGTACTGAGGTAGTTATCTTTAGCATATTCTAAAGGTATGTAAATGAGGTTTAACAATTCTTCTCTAAAAACATATCCCAGTACTGTCACTATTTCATGGTGAAAAGTTATCTTAACAGGAAAATTCAGAAATCTGTAAAACGTTCTCATAATCTGTGGTTTTCCTTAATGGTAAATTATTCTAGAACAGTTTAAGTCTATTATAGCTTTGTCTTTTGGGTCAGTCTTTTAAATACACATTTATAACTGCTAGCTATtgtaagtttgtttgtttttttaaaagtaatgctgTTTGCAGTTATACCTTTTGTTGCTTGTGTGGTGTTAATTATTTAAGCTGACTCAATAAACACTGGGGGATGAGGCTGCTTCTGTTCCAAGCAGGGTTTGTAGGGTAACAGTGATAGATGACATTAAGAACCAACATTCTACCATTGTTTCacataaatattttcaaacattaATATCCTACATTTTAATTGGAATTTAATTATTATAAATACAAGTGAAAATCAAACTATTAAATATCCTACATCTTAATTGGAATTTAATTATTATAAATACAAGTTACTAAGAGCTGCATTGTAAACTGGTAGATGGCTGGAAGTTGTCAAGTTATGAACAAACAAAGTTTTGCTGAAACTGCAGAATTATATGCTATATTCCATTTGCCCAAAAACAGACTTTGAAAAATCATGACAAACACTATCACCATAGATACAATACTTTAATTCCACCTTGGTGGAAACTGAGACTTTAGCTACATTTTATTTCTCCTTCAGATTTGGCTACCTTTTAATCCCACATGTGAAGAGATGGCTCTCAAGAATCATCTTTTTATTGTCTATGGAAACCCTAAAAGAGACATTGCAGTGGTTATGGCACAACATCCTAGCCTATTTTGTAAAATAATGTCAACTTACCAAAATACTATGCAACACCAAACAGTTCCTTTTCCACACAACATAAAACTATAATGCACAACACCACACAACCAATACACTGGCTGAAAAACTGATTATAAttaaggcttagctaggccttctaaaaatgtattttccctTTGAATAGTTAACATGTCCTATTCAAAAAAAAGGACCGAGGCTTGTTACTACTTTAAGTGTGAAATATGAAtcatgtttttatgatttttgtaAATCTACTCTTTTTACCTTGTTTTTGTAAGCTGAAATTtcctattaaaaagaaaaagtccaATGCACTGGaatgtctttatttttcatttcacttttgaACTCTTCATACAGTACTTCTTTTACATTCTGAACATCTGCAAAAATTAGTACATGAGGTGCTACATTATTACTTGGATTCAAAATGTATCCTCCAGGCCACAATGAAATGAACATTATGAAAAGTACAGGTTAAAACCTTTACACCTGAATTCAACTTCTAGAGCTGCCAGTGCATCTAATTACTTGGAACAGAAGCTGTATGGAAGATAAgattccatgtactgtataactaAAGCAAAGATCAGCTGCAACTCATTTTGTCACATAGCAAGAGGGAAGTTCAGTTCTCATGTAATTCTACTTCACTGATACCTGCAATCAAGTATTAGAAACATTACGGATAAGCTGCTGCTATACTGCATGTGAACTAATATACAGCATTCCCACAAATATATCTGGCTCCATAAACTGCACGACAACACAGCTGTTATTTAAAACCTCTGACTTTTTGAGAGCTATATACAATGATATTAAGTGTCTATGTACTAATGAtaacaaacatacaaatattcaattttaaaatggcatctaatgattaaaaatgatttggatgagaaTTGCATGGATGAAAACGAAACATTGATGCATATTTCATATTTTCCTAGAAGGATGAGGAATCAATATGCTATAAAGATATCTGACTGATGCAGCCAAAGTTTTAAATCTACTCATTTTAAAGAAAGATGCAACACCACTTGCTTTATGTTGATATACATGGATACTGACCTAAGGTTGCAAGATATACCCAATTACTAAAAACTAGttacaaatacaaaatatttaatttattcccCTTCAGACAAAGTACTGTAAGTGAAACATAGCAAAGTAACATGCCTACTTGAGGTTTGGTGAAATATAGCTCATCATAACGAGCTTTTAGAATGGcttaggaatagagatgggggtatttgtatatgaatacaaatatccccacactgCTGAATTTAACAAAGGGCCAGCCCCTGTGGCCGGCCCGTCCACTCACGTGTCTTCTGGTGACAGCaaccttgctcatccttccaatcgcacTCGGAGCaacactctcttcctgcttggctagcaaCTCAACTGCCATGCAGAGAgactcctcctccctcccactgcctggagtggccaggtgagcaggaagagagtgaagCTCCGGGAGTGTTTGGAACGATGAACCAGGCTGCCGCTGGCCACATGAGTGGACAGGCCGGCCGCAGGGGCCAGCCCCTCGATAAGTTCaactgtgtggggatattcgtataagaatacgcccatctctacttaggaaCTGTCAGTCCAATGATCACAGAACTTGCAGAGTATCCAACGAAGGTCTAAACATTGCTTAGTACATGCAATAGCAGAAGAAATGGCCTAGCAATTTTCCTACAGATGATTTTCAAGCATACatcttaatttgaaaaaaaaaaactaattagcAGTAAATTTATAACTTTTGGATTAATGTGTAAACTCCTGAAGTATGAAAAGCTCCTACAGTATGAAATGTCAGAACTTGTGGAAAATAACTGTCGAGTTACAGGTGCTTAaagacatccatccatccatcccttgcctttccactaaaagagAGCACCTAagctgtgcacacacacagagctccATCAGGTCTGTACACTGGCAACTCCTGTTGCCACCCATTTAGTTCTGGTTTGGGCTGGAAACATGCACACATGGGccaaaattagagggaatgttggacagcactcaaggcagcttaggaagtttgtaaaagaagcaaaaacagttaaaaccaaCATTTAGCTAAAACCGTAATAAAATCATACAAACACGCctcaacataaaaatcaataagtacattaaaatcattaaaatagtaaaagatgcagattaaaaaacaaagtaGGGCAAATTAAACATCAAGTGCCActctaaaaatatgtttttaatcacTTGCTAAAATAAGCATGGAAACAAATTGCAAATTGGAAGAGAGTGCATTTCATAGCCTAGGAGCCACACAGGAGATGGTCTTATCCCATGTGTTTTATAGTTGAGCTTCTGAAACTACTGGTATTTTAAGAGGGTATCTTCTTAAGATCTTGAAGTCTGGACAGACTCATAAGAAAACAGGCAGTCATTTAGATAAccaggtcccaaactgtttagggcaggagtcagggaacttttttaccttttacctcccaaaaaatttatatacaccaacattacccccttgattctaaaggaaggaaatcatacattatttgaattaaaaatattattgaatctacacaggctgtgtaccgaactagcaggatgcaccaaatgtgataaagatgtgcacttatttttgctggaacacattgcactccagccatggtgtggtatagggagtagtaaggtgtccaacgtgcctagcaagttgcattaaatttttgctagccacaaaattcaaagatgcctgcttcttggaaggaaagcaatgataaacctagacagcaccttgaGAAGCCACCCCCCACCTTAATTTaaggtttctcttttttcttgtctgttctttttcatagtttgagtcagtctctctctcactcacactctctcccacacacatacacacaccttccctccattttctacaattacatacatttaaataagcttgatgaagtcctcagtctcttgcacctttcttccctccttcccttgcttgctccttgattctttccctcctgctgcttgtttgcagtcatttccagaggaagcagtcattcagaagcccggGAATGATTGactgattgcctggggctaatccacagctgcaactaatcaaggagcttatctccaatctctgaacTAACAAGAGGATTTACAAGTgtctgctgcaaccaggaagtaacagggagaggtggcttacaatttgagatttggctgcagagggtgcgggtgggaggggggtagcactctgctcattacccccaggattttcacttttaccccatttggggtaatttacccctgttctccaaCCTatggtttagggctttaaaggctAAAACCAACACCTTGCATTCGGCCTAGTAAACAACTGGGAAACGGTGCGAAACTTACTATTTCATGATCATATGATTCCATATTATCCGGGGGCAGTAGTGGTAACTATAATATGGAATTAGAATCTgatttgaataatttttttcatagTGCTTTTATAGCTTTTCCATTTCTGACAACCATTCTTCCCACTCATTGTAGGAAGATAATAAAGTTATAGTCCAGGTCTggatttgaaaaaaagagaatgaagTGGTGATATTCATCATGGCAATtgtgtttctctgaaaaagaTCTTAACATAAgatttttcagtaaaaaaaaattaaactcagAGCATTCATGTTCAGGAAATACGTTTGAACAGAATAAGCCCTTTCCTATTTATTGattcattaaataaattattacatAAATATTAAtctaaattaaaaaacacaactgAAGTCTATACACAGTACACTTTATTCCTACAACCTTAGCTACTTACCTTCTCTGCTATGGAACAGGTTGTGGAGCCATCAAATCAATGTCAGTTAAATTTCTTGCCACCCAGACACCCAGTGCAAACAGACCCAGGTTAACTATGAGGTTCCTGAAACAAATACAAACCAGAATTCATGGCTGGTTAGTGGTAATTGGTATTATACAATCCTGTTGAAAATTCTCCTGTCTAAAAATGCTAATGCCATATACGAACAAAGAATATTCTTAGAATAATCATAGTTTAAGAGACTACTGTATTTTCCTAATTGCCAAGTATGTTCTAATACTGCATATATGTACTGCCTGTTTATTTGGCTcggtagctcagtagtttagatagctggttgcagagccataggctgggagttcaattctccactctgcctcctggaaGAACAGCTAGCCTATGTAGtcataggcaagctgcacagtgccagggcgcccccagaagaagggaatggtaaaccacttctgagtactctctaccatGAAAACTGTATaaaagggttggcataagtcagatgcaacttgacagcacatgatcattGTCACTCTCTGTTGAGAAAAAGCCTTATCAACTATTCACATTTGTCGTTCTTTGTGCCTAAACTACACATGgaggaaaaatattaaatttttgttttatattttgcattATTATGATTTGTGAACATAAAGAAAAGCTCACTACATCAGACCAAAAATTAATCTAGTTCAGCAATCCATTTCTACAACCAAATAACCCAACAGAAAGTCCTtaaacaagaaatgaaaacaagtactgtacatccTTCTGCTCATGTACCCTAGCAACTAGCATTCAGAGATATACCCTTCAATCGTTAGATAATTACAGTTGTTATAACTACTAGTTACTGATAGCCTTACTTTCCAAAAATTTGACATCTGGCTCATGAATATCTAAAATCTTACTTCCCGGCTAAAAACAAAGCTTTACTTGCCACCCCAAAGCATAGCCATATAAAAGAACAGACACAGAACTACATATGGAATTGATATGTTATACAAAACCTTATACAGTACACGCTGATTACAAAACTGATTCAGCTAAACAGAGTGAATCAGTAATTGTATTAGTACTCTTGCATTATACAAGTGCTTCTGCGAggcaaattctttttaaaagactgcaaGATTCATCAATCAGTTTTTCTTGTGGGTCTCACACTAAAATCTCGGTTTAATTCTCGGTTTAATGCAGAGACGCAGAAGGAATGATGTCCGCTGAACATTACAAATCAAGAGCTAAAATCAGCAAAAGACGACGTGAGGCAGACCTGAGAGTAGCTTACTATAGACAACAAAAACACGTTTCCGTTTTATTGGCATactttacactttttaaaaacctgactaCTCATGCAAAAGGCTCTCGAAGCGAAAAAaatcaaagggggaggggaggaaagtggAAATGGCACCTTAAAATGCTTCTAGGAAAAGACGGCATGACATGCCTCGTTTGCACGTGAGCCTCCAGGGCTACACAACCCGGACAAACATggcaaaagcaagaaaaataacaTGCACGGAGCCAAATACCGTTGCAAAGCTGCCTaatgcccacccccaccccgagcaGGTCGCTCTCGGAGAAGACCCAAGCCCCTTCGGCTCCCTGCCCTTGCCCTTTCTAACAATAATCATCTTACCTGCGGAAGTCATTGCGGTCGGTGGCGAAGCGGTAGGCCCCACGGAACCAGCCCCGGAGCCCTTCAGGCGACACCGCGCTGGAACTCCCGCCGCTGCCTCCCGCTTGCGCTCCGGGCGCCATGGCACTCCCCTCAACGACACACGCGGGTCCGCCTGAAAAGAAGTGGGAAAAGATCACCGCTGCGGCGCAGAGAAAGGACGCCACTTCCGGCCCGACGGCTTTGACCTAATTTCCTCTCAAGCGTGGGGCCGGGCCGTTTCTGCAGAGGCCGGTTCGAGCTTCCCGCCCCCCCTTCCCAACGGAAGAGAAACTGAGCGGCATGTACGGACATATATTCAAGTGGAGATGATAACTGAGAAGCAGCGTGTCCTTTTTCACCCCAGTAAATCGGGATttctgggtttgtttggtttttccccAAAGGACGGTTTATTTTCTTGGGAAAAGGAACGTCACCCCGCTTCCCACTTCAGCCGGCCTGAAGCGATACCCTCCACGGTTGGATGCTATGCAATTAGCTAACGCCGAGCGCGCCAAACGCGGTACCATGGGAAAGATGCCCAACTGGGAAAGGCCTTCTCAGGCGAACAGATTTTGATTAGTTTAAAGATTGTGCAAAAAAAGgggtggagggggaggaaggagtgTGTGTGACCCGAGGGATTGATGTCCTTTATACTCTGGGAGAGGGACTAGGAGAGCAGAGACACTCCAGCCAAACTACTGACGAGACCATACACCAGATCTGTAGTTCAgacactattcatgtaacatttattgctttcattcatttaaaacataAGACAAAGGTATCAAGAGGCCTCCTTCACacttcacacactcacacacacacatacacacacacacacagagagagagagagagagagagagagagactcttcccCATAGCTGATCAGTCCTACGGTAAGAGCAATGGGAGCAACGTTGTAGTGCTGTTCGAAGATCACCGTCTCCTCCTGGGTCATCCATCTTGTGAGCATCTTTCTCTTGGGCTGTGTCTATGGGCTGAAACTGGGTGGGCATAAGCAAGCAGAGGGCAGACCCTGATTTCCTGGGCAGGTACAGTCTGTGgttgccatgcaggaatgctGCTTGCATGTGTACAGTTTGCTGCTTTCACCACAGACCTGTTTCCAGCCAGCCTCCTTCCCCTTTCTTGTCTGGACAAACAAGTCCAAATTTAGAACGTCTGCCCACACATGCAGTTTCTTGCTGATATAGAAACTTTCTTGCAACTCTTTGCAGATTTGTATCAGGCTCACCATCCCCTCTCCCCCTTGCaagtctccatcttctttttaGGCCTGGGATGCTGGTCTTAATGGAACCCACACTGTCACTCATAACAAGTGCCTGTGGATGACCTGTCGGCACGCTTTCTCTTACTGTTGTGGTTGTGCGCAACCACTAAACCCATGGGCTCAGTGGGGCCAGAAAACAGTAGCAATACGCTGAGTGGTCTTTCAAAAATTTTATTCTGAGTTGAACAAACAGACAAAGAAGCAGGCAGCAAAGAAGGGTTACAGAAAAGACAAAGAGAGGGCtaaagcaaaagagaagaaaagctgTTGAACATGTGCTGTAAACCCTTGTAATACATAATGACCCTCACCAACTATCATGTTAGGGTTTTCTCCCACTGGGAAAAATTAATCACAAGTTACAGACTTGAAACAAGACAACTATAATCTGGGTGTGGAAAAACAAAGGAATGTGGCTTTGTGATTAAGGTCTGACAACCTTACAGTACAGCTGTGAGTTGTTCCTTAGTGAAGgggtctgtggccttggaaggacctgGAGGCTGAGACAGATAAGcagcgagcaggaggtgagcaaTGAGCAAATCTCCACCTCCTATCAGCGCACTCCTACTAGGTTCTGAGGCCACTGCTGATCTGAGAGGAGGCGGAACTTAGCTCCCTGCTCCCCTCttgctgctgctagatcagctgtgcctgtagCAGAATCTAATAGGAACCtgcactcctattaggttctaagctgctgctgatctaacaggaggtggagcttcaatttcagctcacctcctgctcaccatttcctttatgagctcagttcaaagctatcctccaacaacctactgcataacaagtgcCCCTctcttgggagaatggtcttcaactacaccagtccctggtgtcaaaaaggttggggcccACTGCCTTAACGGTTACATCCGTCAGAAATCCCAGTTCCCTTATCTAACATAAAGGAGATACCAACTCCTACATAGGTCTTTCTGTTGGTATGTTTAGTAAAACCTCACCAAACTACATCCTGTTTATGCAAACCCACATTTACTTTAACTAAAAGCAGCCAAAAAGGGGTGGGGTGTTgaacaaaagtactgtattacaGGGAGAGGAAAGCCTTGTGAAGCAAAAGCTTTATAGTGTGGTCACAGAAATGGACCAAGATGGTTAAATTAAAATGGACTTGTAACACATGCCTCCTGGTGTCTTTGATGAAAGGAACTAGTTTTAGTTTCCTGCAGTGGAACCAGAAAAGGTGTCTCTTGTAAGCTTAGGCTCCAAAacattcaaagaaagaaagaagaggcatGAAGCCTTTCCTCCCGCTTCTGTTGCATGTAACAGCAAAAGATCTACCCAGCTAGTCAAGATGGAGAGCATTTTTGTATATTGGAGCTCATAGGGGACAGCAGTGATTTTATTCCTATGCCCTTAAATCTGCTGAATTTGACCAGGGCAATGGCAACCCCATGGCCCAAAAGGACCATTTAAAACAAGGTGTGCTCTTCATTTATGCcttgttttaaagcagattttatttctcttctgaaATTCAGCAGTATTGCTCCAAATTCAACAATGAAGGGTGGCTTGCAGGTCCTGGTGGATTCAGGGAGTCAGTGTAAAAGTCCCCAAAACCATCCTAAAACTTGTTCACTTCTGTTTCCAATAGTAGGGTGTTGCTAATTTCTGCTTCATTAGTGACAAACATTCCTCCCAACAGCTGCACCTGAACATTAGGAGGCTTTCAGATTGTTTGCAGCTATGTAGTGTGTGGGATGTGGTACATGTATCTTGGGAAGTCTATAAAGATACACAAGGAAGgagtctacagaaaacccacccacacagaccagtacctacacaaaaactccaaccaccatccacaagaaaaaagaggcataatcaaaatactggtAGTGTGAATCGGATCcatgaagctcaatttctcaccaccaaactcaaccatctgaactgggccctacaggcaaatggccattccaagaatgaaatcacaagagccagcaaatcaagaaaacaacactgaactgaagaaggaaaacagcCGTCCACAAATAatttctgtcatacatcaaaggggtcatgggtcgcatggggaaacttttgaaaaaacacaacctataaacagcagtcaggcccaccacaaaaatacaacaaatgttatggtcagcataggacaaaagggaccccctcaccactgcaggagtataccagataccttgcagttgtggccaggtatatattcggaccacaaaatgaagcatccacatcagaatcaaagaacatgaaagacactgcagactaaaacaaccggaaaaatcaacagtagctgaacatgccttgaaacaagctggacattaaatcctatttcaaaacacagaagtactggtgTGATTGGGTTCTATATTTTCTGTAGGCAGCTCCTCTGTTTCCACAGGAAATAACAAGGGAGTCGTTtttataattttagaactgtCACATTTATTacctccctcttcctccagcaCATTACTTATTGGGTCAAATAATTTCAACTCGGGCAACAGGCCACAACTTACAGAACCGAATGTCTTTACATAGCCCCAAGGACTCATTGGGGAGGTTTCCAAGCCATTCTTGGCAGTTGGGTGTCCGGGGAGGAGTGCTCCGTAGGGCGCAAATAGTCCCACAACACGCATGGCGGATCCAGCTTCTCTCATCTGGGCAATTGTAGAACCTCTTATGC
This sequence is a window from Pogona vitticeps strain Pit_001003342236 chromosome 4, PviZW2.1, whole genome shotgun sequence. Protein-coding genes within it:
- the TOMM6 gene encoding mitochondrial import receptor subunit TOM6 homolog; protein product: MAPGAQAGGSGGSSSAVSPEGLRGWFRGAYRFATDRNDFRRNLIVNLGLFALGVWVARNLTDIDLMAPQPVP